One window from the genome of Perca flavescens isolate YP-PL-M2 chromosome 17, PFLA_1.0, whole genome shotgun sequence encodes:
- the LOC114571787 gene encoding forkhead box protein G1, whose protein sequence is MEDVKDPPIVHRSSSFSIKSLLLPSKCDSRPDSVAAAAAAAAAAAATAVVCIPGTFSPSPGSDSEKSLDPAEVDSTAAALDPEKPGEEEEEGGEGEGDGGDSAKAAPEQKANSAKNGKYDKPPFSYNALIMMAIRQSPEKRLTLNGIYEFIMKNFPYYREHKQGWQNSIRHNLSLNKCFVKVPRHYDDPGKGNYWMLDPSSDDVFIGGTTGKLRRRSATSRGKLAMKRGLRFAPLGLGINERANNPLYWQISPFLSLHHHHHHHPHYNGSSPGFLNQAAGYGSLLPAVEQLSNGELGRSILGGSLSNSYGMSGSPVGLLSGQTAGYFVSGNQHAGVQGPPGGGPPPPHLQQSAQGYGGLAASSSPQSLLTDSLRNSSLPAFSSGVSAGFPGVLSHQKRVTPNAFLN, encoded by the coding sequence ATGGAGGATGTAAAAGACCCGCCGATCGTTCACCGGTCCTCCTCCTTCAGTATCAAGAGCCTCCTGCTGCCCTCAAAGTGCGACAGCAGACCGGACTCCGTGGCCGCTGCAGCCGCCGCCGCTGCAGCCGCCGCCGCCACCGCGGTTGTCTGCATCCCGGGgaccttctctccctctccggGCTCCGACTCTGAGAAGTCGCTGGACCCGGCGGAGGTGGACTCCACGGCTGCGGCTCTGGACCCAGAGAAACcgggggaagaggaggaggagggcggagagggagaaggagacgGAGGGGACAGCGCCAAAGCTGCGCCGGAACAGAAAGCCAACAGCGCGAAAAACGGGAAATATGACAAGCCTCCTTTCAGCTACAACGCTCTCATCATGATGGCCATCCGCCAGAGCCCCGAGAAGAGGCTCACGCTCAACGGCATCTACGAGTTCATCATGAAAAACTTCCCGTACTACCGGGAGCACAAGCAGGGCTGGCAGAACTCCATCCGGCACAACCTGAGCCTCAATAAGTGCTTCGTGAAGGTTCCCCGGCACTACGACGACCCGGGGAAGGGCAACTACTGGATGCTGGACCCGAGCAGCGATGATGTTTTCATCGGGGGGACGACGGGGAAGCTGCGCAGGCGCTCCGCCACCTCCAGGGGCAAGCTGGCAATGAAGCGCGGGCTGCGCTTCGCTCCGCTCGGCCTGGGGATTAACGAGCGGGCGAACAACCCGCTCTACTGGCAGATCTCACCCTTCCTCTCcctgcaccaccaccaccatcaccacccacaCTACAACGGATCCTCGCCCGGGTTTTTGAACCAGGCAGCCGGGTACGGGTCGCTGCTGCCCGCGGTGGAGCAGCTGAGCAACGGGGAGCTGGGGCGCTCCATCCTCGGCGGCTCGTTGTCGAACAGTTACGGGATGAGCGGGTCGCCGGTCGGGCTGCTCTCCGGACAGACAGCCGGGTATTTTGTCTCAGGGAACCAGCATGCAGGGGTGCAGGGGCCGCCGGGAGGAGGACCGCCGCCGCCGCATCTCCAGCAGAGCGCGCAGGGTTACGGCGGCCTCGCGGCGAGCAGCTCCCCGCAGAGCCTGCTGACGGACTCCCTCAGAAACAGCTCCCTACCGGCCTTCTCATCGGGCGTGTCCGCGGGCTTCCCCGGGGTGCTGTCCCATCAAAAGAGGGTGACTCCAAACGCTTTCCTAAACTGA